Proteins from a genomic interval of Chroococcidiopsis thermalis PCC 7203:
- a CDS encoding indolepyruvate ferredoxin oxidoreductase subunit alpha: MGYTIIANTCEGIGDCIDACPVACIYPGSGKNAKDTDWNWIDFTSCIDCGICLQVCPVEGAILSEERPDLQKTNA, encoded by the coding sequence ATGGGATATACAATTATTGCTAACACTTGTGAAGGTATTGGCGATTGCATTGATGCCTGCCCCGTTGCCTGTATTTATCCAGGTTCAGGCAAAAATGCCAAAGATACTGATTGGAACTGGATTGACTTTACTAGCTGCATTGACTGCGGTATTTGTCTGCAAGTATGCCCTGTAGAAGGAGCAATTCTTTCAGAAGAACGACCAGATTTGCAAAAAACTAATGCGTGA
- the psaB gene encoding photosystem I core protein PsaB, translated as MATKFPKFSQDLAQDPTTRRLWYGIAQAHDFESHDGMTEENLYQKIFGTHFAQVAIIFLWTSSLLFHVAWQGNFEQWIKDPLHVRPIAHAIWDPHFGKAAVDAFTQGGVNYPVNIAYSGVYHWWYTIGMRTNGDLYMGAVFLLLLASLFLYAGWLHLQPKFRPSLSWFKSAEPRLNHHLAGLFGVSSLAWAGHLIHVAIPESRGQHVGWSNFLTTPPHPEGLRPFFTGDWGAYAVSPDTANHVFGTSEGAGTAILTFLGGFHPQTQSLWLTDMAHHHLAIAVIFIIAGHQYRTNFGIGHSIKEMLNAKNFFGIETEGQFNLPHQGLYDTYNNSLHFQLSIHLAALGTALSLVAQHMYAMPPYAFIGQDFTTQAALYTHHQYIAIAFMIGAFAHAGIFWVRDYDPEQNKGNVLDRVLKHKEAIISHLSWVSLFLGFHTLGIYVHNDVVVAFGTPEKQILIEPVFAQFIQASHGKVLYGFNTLLSNPDSIASTAGATYLPGWYEAINNTTNSLFLTIGPGDFLVHHAFALAIHTTVLVLVKGALDARGSKLMPDKKDFGYAFPCDGPGRGGTCDISAWDSFYLAAFWGLNTAGWVTFYWHWKHLGIWQGNVAQFNESSTYLMGWLRDYLWLYSAQLINGYNPYGMNNLSVWAWMFLFGHLVWATGFMFLISWRGYWQELIETLVWAHERTPLANLIRWKDKPVAMSIVQGRLVGLVHFAVGYILTYGAFLIASTAGKFG; from the coding sequence ATGGCAACAAAATTTCCTAAGTTTAGCCAGGATCTCGCCCAAGACCCGACAACTCGTCGGCTTTGGTATGGGATTGCTCAAGCTCACGACTTTGAAAGCCACGATGGGATGACCGAAGAGAACCTTTATCAAAAGATCTTCGGGACTCATTTTGCTCAAGTGGCAATCATCTTTTTGTGGACATCTAGCTTGCTATTCCACGTTGCTTGGCAGGGCAATTTCGAGCAATGGATTAAAGATCCACTGCACGTTCGTCCCATTGCTCACGCAATTTGGGATCCTCACTTTGGTAAAGCCGCAGTCGATGCTTTTACCCAAGGTGGGGTAAACTATCCCGTTAACATTGCCTACTCTGGGGTTTATCACTGGTGGTACACCATCGGGATGCGGACAAATGGCGACCTCTATATGGGCGCTGTATTCCTGCTACTGCTAGCGTCTCTGTTTCTATACGCTGGCTGGCTACACTTACAACCTAAATTCCGTCCCAGTCTTTCGTGGTTCAAGAGTGCCGAGCCTCGCCTCAACCACCACCTAGCAGGGCTATTTGGCGTTAGCTCTCTGGCTTGGGCTGGACACCTAATTCACGTTGCGATTCCCGAATCTCGCGGTCAGCACGTCGGTTGGAGTAATTTCCTCACCACTCCGCCACACCCAGAGGGATTGAGACCATTTTTCACTGGGGACTGGGGTGCTTATGCTGTTAGTCCCGACACGGCGAACCACGTATTCGGCACGTCAGAGGGCGCAGGAACTGCAATTCTGACTTTCTTGGGTGGTTTCCATCCCCAAACCCAGTCCTTGTGGCTGACGGATATGGCACATCACCACTTGGCGATCGCAGTCATATTTATCATTGCCGGACACCAATACCGCACCAACTTTGGGATCGGTCACAGCATCAAAGAGATGCTCAATGCTAAGAACTTCTTTGGGATTGAAACAGAAGGTCAGTTCAACTTGCCTCACCAAGGGCTGTACGACACCTATAACAACTCGCTGCACTTCCAACTGTCTATTCACTTAGCAGCGTTAGGAACGGCGCTTTCTTTGGTGGCACAGCACATGTACGCCATGCCTCCCTACGCCTTCATCGGGCAAGATTTTACGACTCAAGCAGCGCTGTACACGCACCACCAGTACATTGCGATCGCCTTTATGATAGGAGCCTTCGCCCATGCGGGGATCTTTTGGGTACGCGACTACGACCCAGAACAAAATAAGGGTAACGTTCTCGATCGCGTCTTGAAGCACAAAGAAGCGATTATCTCCCACTTATCTTGGGTGTCTCTCTTCTTAGGCTTCCACACTCTAGGGATTTACGTCCACAACGACGTAGTGGTTGCCTTCGGAACTCCCGAAAAGCAAATTCTGATTGAACCAGTGTTCGCACAGTTCATTCAGGCTTCCCACGGTAAAGTTCTATATGGCTTTAACACTCTGTTATCAAATCCCGATAGCATTGCTTCCACAGCTGGCGCGACCTATTTACCAGGTTGGTATGAGGCGATCAACAACACCACGAACTCTCTGTTCTTGACCATTGGTCCTGGTGACTTTTTAGTACACCATGCCTTTGCTTTGGCGATCCATACTACTGTTTTGGTTTTGGTCAAAGGTGCGTTGGATGCCCGTGGTTCCAAACTGATGCCCGATAAGAAAGACTTCGGTTATGCCTTCCCTTGCGATGGTCCCGGTCGGGGTGGCACTTGCGATATCTCCGCTTGGGACTCCTTCTACTTAGCTGCTTTCTGGGGACTCAATACTGCTGGTTGGGTGACGTTTTACTGGCACTGGAAGCACTTAGGTATTTGGCAAGGTAACGTGGCTCAGTTCAACGAGTCTTCTACCTACCTCATGGGTTGGCTGCGCGATTATCTCTGGCTATACTCGGCTCAGTTGATTAACGGCTATAACCCATATGGCATGAATAACTTATCTGTCTGGGCTTGGATGTTCTTATTCGGACACCTGGTATGGGCAACTGGTTTCATGTTCCTGATCTCTTGGCGCGGTTACTGGCAAGAGTTGATCGAAACTTTGGTCTGGGCGCACGAGCGGACACCTCTAGCCAACCTAATTCGTTGGAAAGACAAGCCTGTAGCTATGTCTATTGTTCAAGGTCGCCTGGTTGGTTTAGTTCACTTTGCGGTTGGCTACATCCTTACCTATGGCGCTTTTCTCATTGCTTCAACCGCTGGTAAATTTGGTTGA